TGCTGCTCTCTGCCTTGCTGGCAGGCACCTCGATGGCACTTGCCGACCTGAACGTGGGCGTCATCGTCTCGGCCACCGGACCCGCCGCGTCCCTCGGCATTCCCGAGCGCAACACCGTGGCGCTGCTGCCGCAGACCCTTTCGGGTCAGAAGGTAAACTACATCATTCTGGATGATGCGTCGGACACCACCACCGCCGTCACCAACGCCCGCAAGCTGATTCAGGAAAACAAGGTCGACATCATCATCGGGACGACCACCACGCCCGCCAGCCTCGCCATGATCGACGTGGTCGCCGAGGCCAAGGTGCCGATGATCTCGCTGGCCGCCTCCGAGAGCATCATCGCTCCCGTGGACCCCAAACGCTTCTGGGTCTTCAAGACGCCGCAGACCGACGCCCTGATGGCGGCGGCCATCGCGCAGCACATGGCGGCCAACAACGTCAAGACCATCGGGTACATCGGCTTCAACGACGCCTACGGCGAAGGCTGGCTGAAAGAAATTCAGAAGTACGCACAGCAGCGCGGCATCCGCGTCGTCGCCACCGAGAAGTTCAACCGCACCGACACCAGCGTCACCGGACAGGTGCTCAAGATCGTCTCGGCGCGTCCGGACGCGGTGCTGGTCGGCGCGTCGGGCGTGCCCGGCGTGGTGCCGCAAAAAGCCCTCAAGGACCGCGGCTTCACCGGCCAGATCTACCAGACGCACGGCGTCGCCAACCCCGACTTCCTGCGGGTGGGTGGCCGGGACGTCGAGGGCGCCATCCTGCCTGCCGGACCGATTCTGGTCGCCTCGCAGCTGCCGGACGCCAACCCCAACAAGAAAGCCTCGCTGAACTACATCAAGCTCTACGAGGACAAGTACGGTGCGGGCACCATCAACACCTTCGGCGGTCACATGTGGGACGCCGGTCTGCTGCTGCAAAAAGCCGTTCCGAGCGCCCTGAAGGTCGCCCGGCCCGGGACCGCCGAGTTTCGCGCGGCGCTGCGTGACTCGCTGGAGAACACCCGCAACGTCATCGGCACGCACGGCATCTTCAACATGGGCAAGGACGACCACCTCGGCCTCAACGCGCGCGCGCGCGTGATGGTCACCATCGAGAACGGCACCTGGAAGCTGCTGAAGTAACGAGCATTCGCGCGCGAAGAGCAGGGTGACACTCCTCTGCTCTTCGCTATTTTGTGAGGCAGTCAACTCGACGGACAGCAAAGGAGCTTCTCTTGGATTTTCAGATCGCCTCCATCCTGGCAGCGGACGGCATCACCAACGGTGCGGTCTATGCCCTGCTCAGCCTCGCCCTTGTGCTGGTCTTCGCCGTGACCCGTGTGATCTTCGTGGCGCAAGGCGAATTCGTCACCTTTGGCGCCCTCACCCTGGCGAGTTTGCAACTTGGTCGCACACCCGGCACGCTGTGGCTGCTGCTGGGTCTGCTGTCCATCAGCGCGGTGATCGAGGCCGTAAGCCTCACGCGGCGTGGCGAATCGCGCCGGGCCATGCTGGTCGTGGGCGCAGCAGTTCTGGCCGCGCTTGTCGCATGGGGCATCACAGCATGGATCGCGCCGCTCAAGCTGCCCCTGCCGGCGCAGATCGCGCTGTCGCTGCTGCTGGTCGTGCCGCTCGGGCCGCTGCTGTACCGGGTGGTCTTCCAGCCGCTGCGTGAAGCGAGCACGCTGGTGCTGCTGATCGTCGCGGTCGCGCTGCACCTCGCCCTGACGGGCCTGGCGCTGTACTTTTTCGGTGCGGAAGGTTCACGTACACCACCCTTTACCGAGGGTCGGCTGGATCTCGGGGGGGGCGTCACCCTGAGCGGGCAGAGCCTCTGGACGGTGGCCTTCAGCGCCCTGCTGATGCTGGCGCTGTACCTGTTTTTCGAGCGCACCATTCCTGGCAAGGCTTTGCGCGCCACGGCGATCAACCGCCTGGGCGCCCGCCTGAGCGGCATCAGCACGGTCAGCGCCGGGTACCTGTGCTTCACGCTCGCGGCCCTGATCGGCGCTTTCAGTGGGATTCTGATCGCGCCGTCCACGCCGCTCACCTACGACAGCGGCTTTCTGATCGGGCTCAAAGGCTTCGTCGGCGCCATTATCGGCGGGCTGGCGAGCTATCCGGTGGCGGCCCTGGGTGCGCTGCTGGTGGGACTGCTGGAGAGTTACGCGTCCTTTCAGCTCAGCGCCTACAAGGAAGTCATTGTGTTCGGCCTGATCATTCCGGTGCTGCTGTGGCGCTCGCTCACCAGCCACCATGTGGAGGAAGAGGAATGAGCGCGCCGATTCCGCCTTCTCTGGCGCCAGCCGGGCATTCGGCGCGCCGCAGTCCGCGGCCTCTCATTCTGCTGGCCAGCGTCATCGCGGTGCTGCTGGCCCCCCTGCTGCTATCGCAGTTCAGCGTGACCTTGCTGGGCTACATCGGGCTGTTCAGCCTGATCGCCATGGGACTCGTGCTGCTCACAGGCGTCGCGGGATCCACCAGTTTTGGGCAGGCGGCCTTCATGGGCGTGGGTGCCTACACCACGGCCGTGCTGACCACCCGCTACGGATTTTCCCCGTGGTGGACACTGCTGATCGCCCTGGGCGTGACCAGCGTGGTGGCACTCATCCTGGGCGCCGTGACCCTGCGCATGCAAGGGCACTACCTGCCGCTCGCGACGATCGCCTGGGGCATTAGCCTGTACTACCTGTTCGGCAACTCCGAGGCGCTGGGCGGCTTTACGGGACTGCGCGAGATTCCCGCTTTGAGCGTGTTCGGA
The Deinococcus peraridilitoris DSM 19664 genome window above contains:
- a CDS encoding ABC transporter substrate-binding protein, producing MKRLLLSALLAGTSMALADLNVGVIVSATGPAASLGIPERNTVALLPQTLSGQKVNYIILDDASDTTTAVTNARKLIQENKVDIIIGTTTTPASLAMIDVVAEAKVPMISLAASESIIAPVDPKRFWVFKTPQTDALMAAAIAQHMAANNVKTIGYIGFNDAYGEGWLKEIQKYAQQRGIRVVATEKFNRTDTSVTGQVLKIVSARPDAVLVGASGVPGVVPQKALKDRGFTGQIYQTHGVANPDFLRVGGRDVEGAILPAGPILVASQLPDANPNKKASLNYIKLYEDKYGAGTINTFGGHMWDAGLLLQKAVPSALKVARPGTAEFRAALRDSLENTRNVIGTHGIFNMGKDDHLGLNARARVMVTIENGTWKLLK
- a CDS encoding branched-chain amino acid ABC transporter permease, which encodes MDFQIASILAADGITNGAVYALLSLALVLVFAVTRVIFVAQGEFVTFGALTLASLQLGRTPGTLWLLLGLLSISAVIEAVSLTRRGESRRAMLVVGAAVLAALVAWGITAWIAPLKLPLPAQIALSLLLVVPLGPLLYRVVFQPLREASTLVLLIVAVALHLALTGLALYFFGAEGSRTPPFTEGRLDLGGGVTLSGQSLWTVAFSALLMLALYLFFERTIPGKALRATAINRLGARLSGISTVSAGYLCFTLAALIGAFSGILIAPSTPLTYDSGFLIGLKGFVGAIIGGLASYPVAALGALLVGLLESYASFQLSAYKEVIVFGLIIPVLLWRSLTSHHVEEEE